A single region of the Pararhodospirillum photometricum DSM 122 genome encodes:
- the ccoN gene encoding cytochrome-c oxidase, cbb3-type subunit I, with the protein MTQAARALGAHRRDTGPYEEGVVKAFVLAAVIWGVLGFMAGDFIAWQLAFPALNFDTPWTTFGRVRPLHTSVVIFAFGGNVLLGTSLFVVQRTCRAALYGGARLGWLVFGGYQVFLVMAGSGYLLGITQGREYAEPEWYTDLVLTVIWVLYLAQFLGTLLKRREPHIYVANWFYLAFIITVALLHLGNNLAAPVVFFGGESWIKSYSFFAGVQDAMTQWWYGHNAVGFFLTAGFLGIMYYFIPKQAERPVYSYRLSIVHFWALIFLYIWAGPHHLHYTALPDWTQTLGMVFSIMLWMPSWGGMINGLMTLSGAWDKLRTDPVLRFLVVSVAFYGMSTFEGPMMGVKAVNALSHYTDWTVGHVHSGALGWVAFVSFGALYYLVPVLWKKPGLYSTALVSAHFWIATVGIVLYITAMWVSGIMQGLMWRAYDEMGFLQYSFLESVKAMHPYYVIRATGGLLFVVGALIMAYNITRTLVGPAGRPAPAPVPTPVPTL; encoded by the coding sequence GTGACGCAGGCGGCACGCGCGCTGGGCGCGCATCGGAGGGATACAGGCCCCTACGAAGAGGGCGTGGTCAAGGCTTTCGTCCTGGCTGCGGTGATCTGGGGGGTTTTGGGCTTTATGGCCGGGGATTTTATCGCTTGGCAACTGGCCTTTCCCGCGCTGAATTTTGACACCCCATGGACGACCTTTGGCCGCGTGCGCCCCCTTCACACGTCGGTGGTGATTTTTGCCTTTGGCGGCAACGTCTTGCTGGGCACCTCCTTGTTCGTGGTGCAGCGAACCTGTCGGGCGGCGCTTTATGGCGGGGCGCGGCTGGGCTGGTTGGTCTTCGGGGGGTATCAGGTCTTTTTGGTCATGGCCGGCAGCGGCTATCTTCTGGGCATTACGCAGGGGCGGGAATACGCCGAGCCGGAGTGGTATACGGACTTGGTGTTGACCGTGATATGGGTTTTGTATCTGGCCCAGTTTCTCGGAACTCTCTTGAAGCGCCGCGAGCCTCATATTTATGTGGCCAACTGGTTTTATCTGGCCTTCATTATCACCGTCGCTCTCTTGCACCTGGGCAATAATCTTGCGGCCCCCGTGGTGTTCTTCGGGGGCGAGAGTTGGATCAAGAGCTACAGCTTCTTTGCCGGCGTCCAAGATGCCATGACCCAGTGGTGGTACGGCCACAATGCGGTCGGGTTCTTCCTGACGGCGGGTTTCCTCGGGATCATGTATTATTTTATCCCCAAGCAGGCGGAACGCCCGGTTTACAGTTATCGCCTGTCCATTGTTCACTTTTGGGCCTTGATTTTTCTTTATATCTGGGCGGGGCCGCACCATCTTCATTACACCGCCCTGCCCGACTGGACCCAAACCCTGGGCATGGTCTTTTCCATCATGCTATGGATGCCCTCCTGGGGCGGCATGATCAACGGCCTCATGACCTTGTCGGGCGCGTGGGACAAGCTGCGCACCGATCCGGTGTTGCGCTTCTTGGTGGTCTCCGTGGCCTTTTATGGCATGTCCACCTTCGAGGGCCCCATGATGGGCGTCAAAGCGGTCAATGCCTTGTCGCATTACACCGACTGGACGGTGGGCCACGTGCATTCCGGCGCCCTCGGCTGGGTGGCCTTCGTCTCCTTTGGGGCCCTTTATTATCTGGTGCCGGTGCTCTGGAAAAAGCCCGGTCTTTATTCCACCGCCCTGGTCAGTGCCCACTTCTGGATCGCCACGGTGGGCATTGTTCTTTACATCACGGCCATGTGGGTGTCGGGCATCATGCAAGGCCTGATGTGGCGGGCTTACGACGAGATGGGCTTTTTGCAGTACTCCTTCTTGGAGTCGGTCAAAGCCATGCACCCCTACTACGTCATCCGGGCCACGGGCGGCCTGTTGTTTGTCGTGGGCGCGTTGATCATGGCCTACAACATCACCCGCACCCTTGTTGGTCCCGCCGGTCGCCCGGCGCCAGCCCCCGTGCCGACCCCCGTCCCGACCTTGTGA
- the ccoO gene encoding cytochrome-c oxidase, cbb3-type subunit II yields MSLVRHHARLETNALLLVVGIFLTVIIGGLVEIVPLFTVETTIEKVQGVRPYSPLELAGRNIYLREGCYACHSQMIRPFRDELERYGHYSLAAESMYDHPFQWGSKRTGPDLARVGGKYSNDWHRRHLLNPRSVVPESVMPGYPHLLRDLDFPDAQAHLKALIAVGVPYDTLDGALEHAQDDLKAQADPLGDKDALKARYPKVAGGDFDGQPERLTEMDALIAYLQMLGTLVDFTTYDPARAQAVR; encoded by the coding sequence ATGAGCCTCGTTCGCCACCACGCGCGCCTGGAAACCAACGCCTTGCTGCTGGTTGTGGGCATTTTCCTGACCGTGATCATCGGCGGTCTGGTGGAAATCGTGCCGCTGTTCACCGTGGAAACCACCATCGAAAAGGTCCAGGGCGTCAGACCGTACAGCCCCCTGGAACTGGCCGGGCGCAATATTTACCTGCGCGAGGGCTGCTACGCCTGCCATAGCCAGATGATCCGGCCCTTCCGCGATGAGCTGGAGCGCTACGGGCATTACTCACTGGCGGCTGAAAGCATGTATGATCACCCGTTCCAGTGGGGATCAAAGCGTACGGGCCCCGACTTGGCCCGCGTGGGCGGTAAGTATTCCAACGACTGGCACCGCCGCCATCTCCTCAATCCCCGCTCGGTGGTGCCGGAATCGGTGATGCCGGGCTACCCCCACCTGCTGCGCGACCTCGACTTCCCCGACGCCCAGGCCCACCTCAAGGCGCTGATCGCCGTGGGCGTTCCCTACGACACCCTCGACGGTGCCCTGGAGCATGCCCAAGACGACCTCAAGGCCCAAGCCGACCCCTTGGGCGACAAGGACGCCCTCAAGGCCCGCTATCCCAAGGTGGCCGGCGGCGATTTCGATGGCCAGCCCGAGCGCCTCACCGAAATGGACGCGCTTATCGCCTATCTCCAGATGTTGGGAACCCTGGTGGACTTCACGACCTACGACCCAGCCCGGGCCCAGGCCGTGCGCTGA
- a CDS encoding cbb3-type cytochrome oxidase subunit 3, whose product MDTIAPLSEWIRPFWGPWLMAVFVGIVAWAYWPTNRERLERMGSLPLRDDPDEE is encoded by the coding sequence ATGGACACCATCGCCCCCCTTTCAGAGTGGATCCGCCCCTTTTGGGGTCCGTGGCTGATGGCCGTCTTCGTGGGCATCGTGGCCTGGGCCTACTGGCCGACCAACCGGGAGCGGCTGGAACGGATGGGGTCGCTGCCCTTGCGCGATGACCCGGACGAGGAGTGA
- the ccoP gene encoding cytochrome-c oxidase, cbb3-type subunit III, which translates to MAGLPEYDPETGRMTTGHEWDGIKELNTPLPVWWVWVFYACIVWAIGYVILFPAIPLGETNTPGLLGWHSRSVLDTQVEAANQRYHQEKVARLAALDITAVLADPDLREYARRAGAVIFKENCAPCHQAGGAGTYGFPTLADDEWLWGGTPEAIQTTILHGIRDSENYPDTRFNAMPAFTYLSPEDQEAVADYVLASSSGTLPEGRGKEVFSENCALCHASAGEGPVPDGNQMLGGPALNNAIWLYRGDREAILSQIRQPQNSVMPGWATRLKESDIKAVAVYVHDLGGGR; encoded by the coding sequence ATGGCAGGCCTTCCCGAATACGATCCCGAAACCGGGCGCATGACCACCGGCCACGAGTGGGACGGCATCAAGGAGCTCAACACCCCGTTGCCCGTGTGGTGGGTGTGGGTGTTCTACGCCTGCATCGTCTGGGCGATTGGCTATGTCATCTTGTTTCCGGCCATTCCACTGGGCGAAACCAACACCCCCGGACTTCTGGGCTGGCACAGCCGCAGCGTTCTCGACACCCAGGTCGAGGCCGCCAACCAGCGCTATCACCAAGAAAAAGTCGCCCGGCTGGCCGCGCTCGACATCACCGCCGTCCTCGCCGACCCCGACTTGCGCGAGTATGCGAGACGAGCCGGCGCGGTGATCTTCAAGGAAAACTGCGCGCCCTGCCATCAGGCCGGCGGCGCAGGCACCTATGGCTTCCCCACCCTGGCCGACGACGAGTGGTTGTGGGGCGGCACGCCCGAGGCCATTCAAACCACCATCTTGCATGGGATCCGCGACAGCGAAAACTATCCCGACACCCGGTTCAACGCCATGCCCGCCTTCACCTACCTCTCGCCCGAGGATCAGGAGGCGGTGGCCGATTACGTTCTGGCCAGCAGCTCCGGCACCTTGCCCGAGGGGCGGGGCAAAGAGGTGTTCAGCGAAAACTGCGCCCTGTGCCACGCATCGGCTGGCGAGGGACCGGTGCCCGACGGCAACCAGATGCTGGGCGGACCGGCCCTCAACAACGCCATCTGGCTCTACCGGGGCGATCGCGAGGCCATTTTGTCCCAGATCCGCCAACCGCAAAACAGCGTGATGCCAGGGTGGGCGACTCGACTCAAGGAGAGTGACATCAAAGCGGTCGCTGTTTACGTTCATGACCTGGGAGGAGGGCGCTAA
- a CDS encoding methyl-accepting chemotaxis protein yields MPPALSWIIGCTMLKNLPIASRLLVIVALAVVGMVLMGGAGLTLVRNSLFDERENMTRVVVDASVSLIASLHERARSGEMSEEEAKIRAVKQIKAVRFGANDYVFIYDSTGTVIFLPDEKMIGQNRIDLKDSHGTPLIRNIVTIGMAGGGRTTYSYPKAGGTKPLPKISYVKPYPAWDWVVGTGVYVDDIDDAFFRHLGLMSLVGAGTLLLTLGGAFLIGRGITGPLGHVTGAMERLAGGDLSIQIAETDRKDEIGRLARALETFRTNAREIERLKREQEESRERAESQRRAAMGALADRFQSSVAAIVGAVTDGAQRMREAASGLVRVAETTGDQSAHVAASSEQASANVQTVAAATEELAASIAEIARQITQANTIAGKASEDMVQAQGIMSGLTEAARRIGDVMDLISGIAAQTNLLALNATIEAARAGDAGKGFAVVAGEVKTLATQTAHATGDISAQIGAIREASASAASAIEAIGTTLRDINSTSSAIASAVEEQGATTRDISRNVDQAAQGTLQVSQTISNVRDNTWATRQAAEDLRSASETLFEQIVRLRDEVDGFLSHVRAP; encoded by the coding sequence GTGCCGCCTGCCTTGTCTTGGATCATCGGGTGCACCATGCTGAAAAACCTGCCCATTGCCTCTCGTTTGCTCGTCATCGTCGCCCTGGCGGTCGTGGGTATGGTCTTGATGGGGGGGGCGGGTCTCACCCTGGTGCGCAACAGCCTGTTCGATGAACGGGAAAACATGACCCGCGTGGTCGTGGACGCCTCGGTCAGTCTGATTGCCAGCCTGCACGAGCGGGCTCGCAGCGGCGAAATGAGCGAAGAGGAAGCCAAGATCCGGGCCGTCAAGCAGATCAAGGCGGTTCGCTTTGGCGCCAACGACTATGTTTTTATCTACGACAGCACGGGAACGGTCATTTTTCTCCCCGACGAAAAGATGATCGGCCAGAACCGCATCGACCTGAAGGACTCCCATGGCACCCCGTTGATCCGAAATATCGTCACCATCGGCATGGCGGGCGGGGGACGAACAACCTATTCTTATCCCAAAGCCGGCGGTACCAAACCGTTACCAAAAATATCCTATGTTAAGCCGTATCCAGCCTGGGATTGGGTGGTCGGCACCGGCGTCTATGTGGATGATATTGACGATGCCTTTTTCCGCCATTTGGGCCTCATGTCCTTGGTGGGCGCCGGCACCTTGCTGCTGACCCTGGGCGGGGCTTTTCTCATTGGCCGGGGCATCACGGGGCCGCTTGGGCATGTCACTGGGGCCATGGAGCGTCTGGCCGGCGGGGATCTGAGCATCCAAATTGCGGAAACCGACCGCAAGGATGAGATCGGCCGTCTGGCCCGCGCCCTGGAGACCTTCCGCACCAACGCCCGCGAGATTGAGCGCCTCAAACGCGAGCAAGAAGAAAGCCGCGAACGCGCCGAATCCCAGCGCCGCGCCGCCATGGGCGCCCTGGCCGATCGCTTCCAAAGCTCGGTGGCGGCCATCGTCGGCGCCGTAACCGACGGCGCCCAGCGCATGCGCGAGGCGGCCAGCGGTCTGGTCCGGGTGGCCGAAACCACCGGCGACCAGTCGGCCCACGTCGCCGCCAGTTCGGAGCAGGCCAGCGCCAACGTCCAGACCGTCGCCGCCGCCACCGAGGAACTGGCCGCCTCCATCGCCGAGATCGCCCGCCAGATCACCCAGGCCAACACCATCGCCGGCAAGGCCAGCGAGGACATGGTCCAGGCCCAGGGCATCATGAGCGGGCTGACCGAGGCGGCGCGGCGCATTGGCGATGTCATGGACCTGATCTCGGGGATTGCCGCCCAAACCAACCTGCTGGCCCTCAACGCCACCATCGAGGCGGCGCGGGCCGGGGATGCGGGCAAGGGCTTTGCCGTCGTCGCCGGCGAGGTCAAGACCCTGGCCACCCAAACGGCGCATGCGACGGGCGACATCTCGGCCCAGATCGGCGCCATCCGCGAGGCCAGCGCCAGCGCCGCCAGCGCCATCGAGGCGATCGGCACCACCTTGCGCGACATCAACAGCACGTCTTCGGCCATTGCCTCGGCGGTCGAGGAGCAAGGGGCGACCACCCGCGACATCAGCCGCAACGTCGATCAAGCAGCCCAGGGAACACTCCAGGTCTCGCAGACGATTAGCAATGTCCGCGACAACACCTGGGCGACTCGGCAGGCCGCCGAAGACCTCCGCAGCGCCTCGGAAACCTTGTTTGAACAGATCGTGCGCCTGCGCGACGAGGTGGACGGCTTCTTGTCCCATGTGCGCGCGCCTTGA
- a CDS encoding methyl-accepting chemotaxis protein encodes MLKNTPIAYRLLVIVALTIVGMTLMGGAGLTLIRDSLVNERENMTRAVVETSVSVVASLFERARAGEMSEADAKAQAVKQLRAIRFGNNDYIFVYDTKGTVIALPDDKAIGQNRLDFTDSKGATPTREIIRLAAGGGGSLTYYYPKAGGTQPLPKMSTVKPFAAWDWIIGTGVYVDDIDDTFYHHLMLMALVGTGALLLTLSGAFLVSRGITAPLGRVTRAMERLAGGDLGVRIHETDRKDEIGRLARALETFRTNAREVERLKHDQEEARTQTESQRRAAMVALADRFQSSVAAIVGAVTDGAQRMREAASGLVRVAETTGDQSAHVAASSEQASANVQTVAAATEELAASIAEIARQITQANTIAGKASEDMVQAQGIMGGLTEAARRIGDVMDLISGIAAQTNLLALNATIEAARAGDAGKGFAVVAGEVKTLATQTAHATGDISAQIGAIREASASAASAIEAIGSTLRDINSTSSAIASAVEEQGATTRDISRNVDQAAQGTRQVSHTINSVRDNAQATRQAAGDLLSASETLFEQIMRLRDEVDRFLSHVRAP; translated from the coding sequence ATGCTCAAGAACACCCCCATTGCCTATCGTCTCCTGGTTATTGTCGCCCTGACGATCGTTGGCATGACGTTGATGGGCGGCGCCGGTCTGACCTTGATTCGCGACAGCTTGGTAAACGAGCGGGAAAACATGACCCGCGCGGTGGTCGAGACCTCGGTCAGTGTGGTGGCCAGTCTGTTTGAGCGCGCCCGCGCCGGAGAAATGAGCGAAGCCGACGCCAAAGCCCAGGCGGTCAAACAACTGCGGGCCATTCGCTTTGGCAATAATGACTATATTTTTGTCTATGACACCAAGGGCACGGTGATCGCGTTGCCCGATGACAAGGCGATTGGCCAGAACCGTCTTGATTTCACGGACTCCAAGGGCGCCACCCCGACACGGGAGATTATCCGTCTGGCGGCGGGGGGCGGGGGCAGCCTGACCTATTATTATCCCAAAGCCGGCGGGACCCAACCGCTCCCCAAGATGTCCACTGTCAAGCCGTTTGCCGCCTGGGACTGGATCATTGGGACGGGCGTGTACGTGGATGACATTGACGACACGTTTTATCATCACCTGATGTTGATGGCCTTGGTCGGGACGGGCGCCTTGCTCTTGACCTTGAGCGGCGCGTTTCTGGTCAGCCGCGGCATCACCGCCCCGCTGGGCCGGGTAACCCGGGCCATGGAGCGCCTCGCCGGCGGGGATCTCGGGGTACGCATCCACGAAACCGACCGCAAGGATGAGATCGGCCGTCTGGCCCGCGCCCTGGAAACCTTCCGCACCAACGCCCGCGAGGTCGAACGCCTCAAGCACGACCAGGAAGAGGCCCGCACCCAAACCGAATCCCAGCGCCGCGCCGCCATGGTGGCCCTGGCCGATCGCTTCCAAAGCTCGGTGGCGGCCATCGTCGGCGCCGTAACCGACGGCGCCCAGCGCATGCGCGAGGCGGCCAGCGGTCTGGTCCGGGTGGCCGAAACCACCGGCGACCAGTCGGCCCACGTCGCCGCCAGTTCGGAGCAGGCCAGCGCCAACGTCCAGACCGTGGCCGCCGCCACCGAGGAACTGGCCGCCTCCATCGCCGAGATCGCCCGCCAGATCACCCAGGCCAACACCATTGCCGGCAAGGCCAGCGAGGACATGGTCCAGGCCCAGGGCATCATGGGCGGCCTGACCGAGGCGGCGCGGCGCATTGGCGATGTCATGGACCTGATCTCGGGGATTGCCGCCCAAACCAACCTGCTGGCCCTCAACGCCACCATCGAGGCGGCGCGGGCCGGGGATGCGGGCAAAGGCTTTGCCGTGGTCGCCGGCGAGGTCAAGACCCTGGCCACCCAAACGGCGCATGCAACGGGCGACATCTCGGCCCAGATCGGCGCTATCCGCGAGGCCAGCGCCAGCGCCGCCAGCGCCATCGAAGCGATCGGCTCCACCTTGCGCGACATCAATAGCACGTCTTCGGCCATTGCCTCGGCGGTCGAGGAGCAAGGGGCGACCACCCGCGACATCAGCCGCAACGTCGATCAAGCGGCCCAGGGCACCCGCCAAGTCTCGCACACCATCAACAGCGTGCGCGACAATGCCCAGGCCACCCGGCAGGCGGCCGGCGACCTGCTCTCGGCCTCGGAAACCTTGTTCGAGCAGATCATGCGCCTACGCGACGAGGTGGATCGCTTCTTGTCGCATGTGCGCGCGCCCTAA
- the arfB gene encoding alternative ribosome rescue aminoacyl-tRNA hydrolase ArfB, whose protein sequence is MIPVMGAIYLDDSELEERFIRSSGPGGQNVNKVATAVQLRFNALASPNLPERVKERLKALAGSRLTQDGVLVITAQTWRTQEANRREALERLLTLLRAASERERPRRPTRPTRASQTRRLDGKTHHGSLKAQRRQRPDAE, encoded by the coding sequence ATGATCCCCGTGATGGGCGCGATCTATCTCGACGACAGCGAACTCGAGGAACGGTTTATCCGCTCGTCGGGGCCAGGAGGGCAGAACGTCAACAAGGTGGCGACGGCGGTGCAGTTGCGCTTCAACGCCCTGGCCTCGCCCAACCTGCCCGAGCGGGTCAAGGAACGGCTCAAGGCCTTGGCCGGCAGCCGCCTGACCCAAGACGGCGTGTTGGTGATCACGGCGCAGACGTGGCGCACCCAGGAAGCCAACCGCCGCGAGGCCTTGGAGCGCCTTCTCACCCTTCTGCGCGCCGCCAGCGAGCGGGAGCGGCCGCGCCGCCCCACCCGTCCGACCCGAGCCAGCCAGACCCGGCGCCTGGACGGCAAAACCCACCACGGCTCCTTGAAAGCCCAGCGCCGGCAGCGGCCGGACGCTGAGTAA
- a CDS encoding uracil-DNA glycosylase: protein MMTADSMGPEAWTTDPAAVLRWYVEAGVDGAVGEEPLDRFALSAVRLAQPPAARPRGPVAPPPAEPQADAQALARHASTLEALKAALHGFQSCPLRRTASTTVFADGEPASGVMIVGEAPGAEEDRLGLPFVGASGRLLDAMLASIGLDRRTCYITNVVPWRPPGNRKPTTDEVALCLPFLRRHIALVRPRVLLALGGLAAQSLLERTEGINRLRGQWMPYEAPDLPGPVPVLATFHPAYLLRTPGQKRLAWRDLLSFQDALDPKG from the coding sequence ATGATGACCGCCGATTCCATGGGCCCCGAGGCCTGGACCACCGATCCCGCCGCCGTGCTGCGCTGGTATGTCGAGGCCGGCGTTGATGGGGCCGTGGGCGAGGAGCCACTTGACCGCTTTGCCCTTTCGGCGGTGCGCCTCGCCCAACCGCCCGCCGCGCGCCCGCGTGGGCCCGTCGCCCCGCCGCCCGCCGAGCCCCAGGCCGATGCCCAGGCCCTGGCTCGCCACGCCTCCACCTTGGAGGCCTTGAAGGCCGCCCTCCATGGCTTTCAGTCCTGCCCCTTGCGGCGCACGGCCAGCACCACGGTGTTTGCCGATGGCGAGCCGGCCTCGGGGGTGATGATTGTCGGCGAGGCCCCCGGCGCCGAGGAAGACCGCTTGGGGCTGCCCTTTGTCGGCGCCTCGGGCCGCTTGCTTGATGCCATGCTGGCCTCGATCGGTCTGGACCGCCGAACCTGCTATATCACCAATGTCGTGCCCTGGCGGCCGCCCGGCAACCGCAAGCCGACCACCGACGAGGTGGCGCTATGCCTGCCGTTTTTGCGCCGCCACATCGCCCTGGTCCGTCCCCGGGTTTTACTAGCCTTGGGGGGATTGGCGGCCCAGTCCTTGCTAGAGCGCACCGAGGGGATCAACCGCTTGCGGGGGCAGTGGATGCCCTATGAGGCGCCCGACCTGCCCGGCCCCGTGCCGGTGCTGGCGACCTTTCACCCGGCCTATCTGCTGCGCACCCCGGGCCAAAAGCGCTTGGCGTGGCGCGATCTCCTGAGTTTTCAAGACGCCCTGGACCCGAAGGGCTGA
- a CDS encoding electron transfer flavoprotein-ubiquinone oxidoreductase, whose translation MSEREAMEFDVVIVGGGPSGLATAIRLRQLAVEAGREVSVCVIDKGSEIGAHILSGAVIEPRALNELFPDWRERGAPLLTPAGEDHFWFLTASRHVALPTPPQMHNSGNYVVSLGNVCRWLAGQAEALGVEVFPGFAAAEVLYDETGAVRGVATGAMGLDKEGEPTDAYQPGVELLAKVTVFAEGCRGSLTKALIERFDLRRDTDPQAYGIGLKELWEVPAENHKPGLVLHTVGWPVSPDVYGGSFLYHLENNQIAVGFVVGLDYSNPWLSPFDEFQRFKTHPSVRGFFKGGRRIAYGARALSEGGLQSLPKLTFPGGLLVGDTAGFLNVPKIKGTHTAMKSGMVAAEAIFEHLSAPHAGEVTGYPERLKASWVWEELSAVRNIRPSFRWGLWGGIAYSALETYVLRGRSPWTLKNHADHETLKKANEAPRIEYPKPDGVLTFDRLSSVYISNTNHAEDQPCHLRLTATEVPVTVNLAHYAGPEARYCPAGVYEFVPDDNGPEGAQRLQINAQNCLHCKTCDIKDPTQNITWAVPQGGDGPNYPNM comes from the coding sequence ATGAGCGAACGCGAGGCGATGGAATTCGACGTTGTGATCGTAGGCGGAGGCCCCTCGGGGCTGGCGACGGCCATTCGCCTGCGCCAGCTTGCTGTCGAGGCGGGTCGCGAGGTGTCGGTCTGCGTGATCGACAAGGGCTCGGAGATTGGCGCCCACATCCTGTCGGGCGCGGTGATCGAGCCCCGGGCCCTCAACGAATTGTTCCCCGACTGGCGCGAGCGCGGCGCCCCGTTGCTGACCCCGGCCGGCGAGGACCATTTCTGGTTCCTGACCGCCTCGCGCCACGTGGCCCTGCCCACGCCGCCGCAAATGCACAACAGCGGCAACTACGTGGTCAGTCTCGGCAATGTCTGCCGCTGGCTGGCCGGTCAGGCCGAGGCCCTGGGGGTTGAGGTGTTCCCGGGCTTTGCCGCCGCCGAGGTGCTCTACGACGAGACCGGTGCGGTGCGCGGGGTGGCGACCGGGGCCATGGGGCTGGACAAGGAAGGCGAGCCGACCGACGCCTACCAGCCCGGGGTCGAACTGCTGGCCAAAGTCACGGTGTTTGCCGAGGGCTGCCGGGGCTCCCTGACCAAGGCTCTGATCGAGCGCTTTGACCTGCGCCGCGACACCGATCCCCAGGCTTATGGCATCGGCCTCAAGGAACTTTGGGAAGTGCCGGCGGAAAACCACAAGCCCGGCTTGGTGCTGCATACCGTGGGCTGGCCGGTCAGCCCCGATGTGTATGGCGGCTCGTTCTTGTATCACCTGGAGAACAACCAGATTGCCGTGGGCTTCGTGGTCGGCCTCGACTACAGCAATCCGTGGCTGTCGCCGTTTGACGAATTCCAGCGCTTCAAGACCCATCCCAGCGTGCGCGGCTTCTTCAAGGGCGGGCGGCGCATTGCCTATGGGGCGCGGGCGCTGTCCGAGGGCGGCTTGCAGTCCCTGCCCAAGCTGACCTTCCCGGGCGGTCTGCTGGTCGGCGACACCGCCGGCTTCCTCAATGTGCCCAAGATCAAGGGCACCCACACCGCCATGAAGTCGGGCATGGTGGCGGCCGAGGCCATTTTCGAGCACCTGAGCGCGCCGCATGCCGGCGAGGTCACGGGCTATCCCGAGCGGCTGAAGGCGAGTTGGGTGTGGGAGGAACTGAGCGCGGTGCGCAACATCCGCCCGTCGTTCCGCTGGGGCCTGTGGGGCGGCATCGCCTACTCGGCGCTCGAAACCTACGTTTTGCGCGGTCGTTCGCCCTGGACCCTCAAGAACCACGCCGACCACGAGACCCTCAAGAAGGCCAACGAGGCGCCCCGGATCGAGTATCCCAAGCCCGATGGCGTGCTGACCTTCGACCGTCTGTCCTCGGTGTATATTTCCAACACCAACCACGCCGAGGACCAGCCCTGCCACCTGCGCTTGACCGCCACCGAGGTTCCGGTCACTGTCAACTTGGCTCATTACGCCGGCCCCGAGGCTCGCTATTGCCCGGCCGGGGTGTATGAGTTCGTGCCCGACGACAACGGCCCGGAAGGAGCGCAACGCTTGCAGATCAACGCTCAGAACTGTCTGCACTGCAAGACCTGCGACATCAAGGATCCGACACAGAATATCACCTGGGCGGTGCCGCAAGGGGGCGACGGCCCTAATTATCCCAATATGTAA